In Methanobacterium sp., the genomic stretch TCTTTTTGATTTCCATTTATCAAATCCGCCAATAATATTGTATAAATTTTTAAATCCCTGTTTTTTCATTAACTCCGCTGCTTTTTTACCCCTTCTTCCACTTTTACAATACACAAAATAATGTTTGTTTTTATCTAATTTTTTCAGTTCATCTTCAAAATCTTTAGATTTAACATTTAAAAATTCAGCATTTTCTATGTGTCCTTCCTCATATTCTTGAGGGGTACGTACATCCAGAGCTACATAATCAGGGTCATTCCTCTTTTTTTCAAGTATGGTGAATGCATCTTTAGTCTCTATATCTTTAAATCCTTTTTCTTTACTCCTTTTCAGTATGGACATATGTTTATCACCTTTTTGATTTATTAAGTTAATCCTCTTATGGATTTATAACTGTTAATAATTATCTCTTTTATAACATCGATGAAAAATTTGATTTCATCTGTTTTAATTCCTTTAAGCAACCATAAAACAAAAATATAAAATACAAATGCGAATAAACTTGATAATATGACGTTAATGGGTCCAAATGGATTTAAAAGCACAAGTATAATGGCCATAAATATTCCTGCATATATTATTTTTGCTAAAAATCCAAAATAAAAATTACACCTTATATACTTGAATGAGTAATAAGCTGTAATTAAA encodes the following:
- a CDS encoding rhodanese-like domain-containing protein — encoded protein: MSILKRSKEKGFKDIETKDAFTILEKKRNDPDYVALDVRTPQEYEEGHIENAEFLNVKSKDFEDELKKLDKNKHYFVYCKSGRRGKKAAELMKKQGFKNLYNIIGGFDKWKSKRLPFEK